In Styela clava chromosome 14, kaStyClav1.hap1.2, whole genome shotgun sequence, the following are encoded in one genomic region:
- the LOC120340578 gene encoding uncharacterized protein LOC120340578, with the protein MDIPEHMPDSGAVFTFGNSKFSDNNAGCFWLKNDVITSASCGDEHTAFVTESGKLYVFGSNDWGQLGLGHTHQVNKPTCVKSLKMHNVSMVACGRNHTIACTANNKIFVFGNNSDSQLGVDDIDSSNLPLEVNVVNNGAIKQIGAGADFSVALTSDGDIYVWGSNVEGQLGLGSEVNEAIKPTLLKTINQVKYVACGYYHMAAVTVSGDLYTFGEDEYGKLGIRDANDNCVPSKVKLPVKVVAVACGGSHTAIISKNNDLYTMGDGTRGELGHGENVLQTSTPMLIERLRGHHVSEVSCGENFTCAITKKGRLYTFGDGRHGKLAVNEENFTNQFKPFRCTKFDKCLVSFAECGGCHMVAYARFDKMNEGIPNTDSEGEDPMQTLNGNINSSELLASRSIKGAVEDKLGVDENISVNLSRSLSAREKRRQGRENIKNRTLPPLKTLKPIELEEAARSLPRPTQSSRNYDFINEWSHGSPQKDTDAVSEISAFNKVHMVQQVGDINTLTPIHAKPRKVETDSKKDTKKQHQMNENGEILEIKSNESTPVIVMNGEHHVELNDQKKSDDKIIPPSMDESDDDDEEDADDEEETADEEDELSEEDNNPEINKQTETSTQEDGSDKQEQTENKSEKNSLKDDPQTSSVHQEKQKKGKLRWFKKDKKDKVSKTSQNASGDGKQGDTDNFKKNVNGDAENQDIPSKTEQNTSGESGSTSQEATGIINESGDTTTSGQKDSPQQEQTTNEAPATGAGNPTGTKKQKSKFCNIL; encoded by the coding sequence ATGGACATACCTGAACATATGCCAGATAGTGGAGCTGTATTTACGTTTGGAAATAGCAAATTTTCTGACAATAATGCTGGTTGCTTCTGGTTGAAGAACGATGTCATAACTTCAGCATCATGTGGTGATGAACACACAGCATTCGTGACAGAATCTGGAAAACTGTATGTCTTTGGTTCCAATGACTGGGGACAGCTTGGCCTCGGTCACACTCATCAAGTGAATAAACCAACCTGTGTCAAGTCTCTAAAGATGCACAATGTTTCGATGGTAGCATGTGGCAGAAATCATACCATTGCTTGTACTGcgaataacaaaatatttgtattcgGCAACAATAGTGACTCACAACTTGGTGTAGATGATATTGATAGCAGTAACTTACCATTAGAGGTGAACGTTGTAAACAATGGAGCTATAAAACAAATTGGTGCAGGTGCTGATTTTTCAGTAGCATTAACAAGCGATGGGGATATTTACGTATGGGGTAGCAATGTTGAAGGCCAATTAGGTCTTGGCAGTGAAGTAAATGAGGCAATCAAACCAACTCTTTTAAAAACGATAAACCAAGTAAAGTATGTAGCATGTGGATATTATCATATGGCAGCAGTGACGGTTTCTGGTGATTTGTACACTTTCGGAGAAGATGAATATGGGAAATTGGGTATAAGAGATGCTAATGACAACTGTGTACCATCGAAAGTAAAACTTCCTGTTAAAGTAGTTGCGGTTGCTTGTGGAGGCTCCCATACTGCAATAATTTCGAAAAACAATGATCTGTATACAATGGGTGATGGGACGCGTGGAGAGTTGGGTCATGGCGAAAATGTATTACAGACATCCACACCCATGTTAATAGAGCGACTGCGTGGACATCATGTGTCAGAGGTATCATGTGGTGAAAATTTCACATGTGCTATTACAAAAAAGGGCAGACTTTATACTTTTGGAGACGGGCGTCATGGAAAACTTGCtgtaaatgaagaaaattttacCAACCAATTCAAACCTTTTCGGTGCACCAAGTTTGACAAATGTCTAGTGTCTTTTGCTGAATGTGGAGGATGTCATATGGTCGCTTACGCCCGATTCGATAAAATGAATGAAGGAATTCCGAACACTGACTCTGAAGGTGAAGATCCAATGCAAACGTTAAATGGTAATATCAATTCTAGTGAATTGCTCGCTTCAAGAAGTATAAAAGGTGCTGTGGAGGATAAATTAGGTGTagatgaaaatatttctgtgaaTTTGTCACGTTCACTATCTGCTAGGGAAAAGCGTAGGCAAGGACGCGAAAATATAAAGAATCGGACTCTTCCACCACTCAAGACACTAAAACCAATTGAGCTTGAGGAAGCAGCAAGGTCGCTACCAAGGCCAACACAGTCTTCCAGGAATTATGACTTCATAAATGAATGGTCACATGGTTCACCACAAAAAGACACTGACGCAGTGTCTGAAATTTCTGCTTTCAACAAGGTTCATATGGTTCAACAAGTGGGCGATATAAATACGCTAACACCAATTCATGCTAAACCACGTAAAGTGGAAACTGATTCcaaaaaagatacaaaaaaacagcatcaaaTGAATGAAAATGGGGAAATACTAGAGATTAAATCTAATGAATCAACACCAGTTATTGTAATGAATGGGGAGCACCATGTTGAATTGAATGATCAGAAAAAATCTGATGATAAAATTATCCCCCCAAGCATGGATGAAtctgatgatgatgatgaagaAGATGCAGATGACGAGGAAGAAACTGCAGATGAAGAGGACGAACTAAGTGAAGAAGACAACAATCCTGAAATCAATAAACAAACTGAAACTTCTACCCAAGAAGATGGAAGTGATAAACAGGAACAGacagaaaataaatctgaaaaaaattcTCTGAAAGATGACCCACAAACGAGCAGTGTTCATcaagaaaaacaaaagaaaGGGAAATTACGATGGTTTAAGAAAGACAAAAAAGACAAAGTATCAAAAACTAGTCAAAACGCTTCCGGAGATGGTAAACAGGGCGATACAGACAATTTTAAAAAGAATGTAAATGGCGATGCAGAAAATCAGGATATTCCATCAAAAACAGAACAGAATACTTCTGGTGAAAGTGGTTCTACATCACAAGAAGCAACTGGTATTATAAATGAAAGTGGAGATACAACTACCTCTGGACAAAAGGATTCACCCCAGCAAGAGCAGACTACAAATGAGGCTCCCGCTACAGGTGCTGGGAATCCTACGGGGACAAAAAagcaaaaatcaaaatt